The segment CGGGGGTTTGTGGAGCCCCGCTTCCCGCTCCTCTTTGATGGGCTAAGGGGGGAGGCGGAGGTGGCCTATGCGTTAGAGCATCTGCCCAAGGCGCTTTTCGTGGTCCTTCAAGCCCGGGAGGCCACCCGGCTCAAAAGGCTTCTTTCCCGCCAGGATGCCTTTGACCGGGTGGAGCTACGCCCGGAGGAGAGGGCGGAGCTCGAGGCCCTGGCGGAAGGGGTTTTGTCCCCGGAAGAGCTGGAGGAAGCCTTGGCCCTGGCCCCTTGGGAGGAGGTCTTGGCCAAGCTGAAGATCGTGGCTGAGGAAAAGCGGAACTACGATCCCTTAGGTCCCTTGCGCCTCCTTGAGAACCATCCCCAGGCCCTCATTCTGGACACGGAGAGGCTTTCCCTGTCGGAAGAGGTGGAGGCGGTTAAGGGCTTCCTCAGGCAGCTTGGCCTCTAAAATGGCCTCATGGCGACCATCCGCAACCTCAGGCTGGTTCCTTTCCGCATCCCCTTAAGGGCCCCCTTGCGCTGGGGTAAGGCCTCGGAAATGGAGGCCATCGAGCATGCCCTTGTGCAGGTGGAGCTCAGCGATGGTTCCCTGGGCCGAGCGGAGGTGGCCATACGGCCCACCATCTACGGGGAGACCTTGGGGAGCGTAAGGGCGGGGCTAGAGTACCTGAAGCCCAGGCTTCTGGGCCTCGAGGCCGACGACCAGGAGGGGATTCGGGGCGTGCTGGAGGCCTTCCCCTGCAACCTGGGGCTGAAGGGAGCCTTAGACATGGCCATCTGGGAAGCCTGGGCGAGAAGCGAGGGGGAGGAGCTTTCCCAGGTGCTGAAGCCCGCCAAGCACCGGGTGCGGGTTTCCTACATTCTGGGCATGGCTTCCGAGGAGGAGATGCTTTCCGATGCCCGCCTGGCCTACGAGGCGGGGGTGCGGGTCTTCAAGGTGAAGGTGGGCCGGGACCTCGAGGGGGATACCCGCAGGATCGCCCGCCTCAAGGAGGCTTTCCCCGACGCCGAGCTTTACGCCGACGCCAACGAGACCCTCTCCCCCAAGGATGCGGAAGCCTACCTTCTCGCCTGGAAGGAGATGGGCCTCCTCTACGTGGAAGAGCCCCTGCCCACCGAGGAGGTGGAGGCCAGGAGGAAGCTAAGGGAGAAGAAAATCCTCCCCCTCATCGCCGATGATTCGGCCATGACCCCCAAGGACCTCCGCCGGGAGCTCACCTTGGACACCTTTGACGTCCTGAACCTCAAGCCCGCCCGCACCGGCATCACCTGGACCCTGGAGATGCTTTCCCTGGTCCGGGAAAAGGGCAAGCGGGCCATGGTGGGCAGCCAGGCGCAGAGCTCCTTTGGCGCCTACCAGTCCGCCCTCCTGGCCTTCCAGCAAGGGGTGACCGAGCCCAATGAGCTGGCCTTCCACCTGAAGGCGGAAGGGGGCTTCTTTCCCTTCCCTCCCTTCCGCGAGGGCTGGCTCTACTTTGAGGATCTGGTGGAGGGGCGCTTTGACGAGGAGGCCTTCCGCCGCTACGCCCTAAAGGAGCTCTAGGGCCTCCTGGAAATCCCGTAAAATGCCCTGTGCCCCTGCTGCAAGAAGAGTTTCCCCCCCATGCCCCGTGAGAAGGGCGTAGGTGGGGATCCCCGCCCCCACGGCGCTCCTCACCCCGGAAGGGGAGTCCTCGAAGGCCAGGGCCTCCTCAGGAGCGATTCCCAACCGTTCCAGGGCCACCCGGTAGGGGAGAGGGTCGGGCTTACCCCGGCCCACCTCCTCCGCCAGGACCAGGAGGGGCGGGTGGAGGCCTAGGGCCTCCAGCACGTGGTGGGCGTTGGCCTTGGGGGCGTTGGTCACCACGCCCCAGGCGAGGCCCTTAGCCTCAGCCTTGGCCAGGAGCTCGTGAAGCCCGGGGGTGGGCTTCAGGTTCTGGGCCAAATCCCGGAAGCGGGCCTCCTTGGCCTCGATGAGCTTCTCCGCCGCCTTCCCTTCCAGCCCCAAGAGTTCGCGGACGATCTCGGGGTTAAGCCGGCCCGAGATGCGCTCGCGGTAGAACCCGGGGCCCACTTCAAGGCCGTAAGGGGCCAGGACCTCCCGCCAGGCCAGGAGGTGGAGGGGGTCGGTGTCGGCCAGGGTGCCGTCCAGGTCAAAAAGCAGGGCTTTAGGCATGCACTGCCCTCCGCTCCAGGCCCGAGATCAAGAGGAAAAGGGCCGAGGCCAGAAGGAGAAGTCCATAGGGAATCCCCGCCGTGGGCAAAAGGGCAAACAAGGCGGGAATCAGGGTGCTACCCGTGGCCCCCGCATAGAGCAACCCGCCCAGGGCCCGGTGGCCGAAGCGGGCCTGCACCAGGGCGAAGAGGGTGGAGAAAAGGGGGCCCAGGAGGAAGCCCACCAGGGGAAAGAGGAGGGCAGTCGGGGGTAAGAGGTTGAGGAAAAGGAGGACAAGGACCCCAAGGAGTAGGGTTCTTAGGGCCACCAGGGGATTCCCTGCCACCCGCTTGGCCAGAAAGAAACGGCCCAGGGCCAGAAAGAGCCAGTACAGGGAAAGGAGCACCCCACCCAAGGCCGTGGGATGGCCCAGGTGCTCCAAATAGACCCGGTTCCAGGCGGCCAGAGCTCCTTCTAGGCCCGTGTAGACCGCCACCAACAGGAGGAAAGGCCAAAGCCCTCGCCCGCGTTCCTTAGGTGCCTGGGTTACTGCTGGCGCCTGCCAAAGGAGGAGGGCACCCACCCAGGCCAGAAGGCCCGCCAGGGTGAGGACCCCAGCATAGGGCAATAGGGTGAGGGCAAAGGGGGTGAAGACCGCTCCCAGGCCGAAGGCCACGTTCACCCGGTTCAGGAGTCCCACTCGCCTCCTGGGGTCAAGCTCCCCCACCAGGCTGTTCCCGTGGACGTTCATCACCCCTTCCCCCAGGCCCAGGAGGCAGGCCAAGGCGATCACCCAAGGGAAAGACGGGGCGAAGGCCACCCCCAGGAGGGCCAGGCCCACCAGGAGGAGGGCGGCGGGGAAGAGGGGGTGGCGCCTTTCCCCTTGGGCCAGGCGCACCCCCAGGAGGAGGCCCAGGAGGAGGGCGGCGAAGAACCAGGAAACCTCCCCCTCTACCCCGTACCGCTCCCGCCACACGGGCAGGGCCGCCCCGGGCAGGGCCACGATGACCCCCACCAGGAAAAGCGCCAGGAAGGAGCCCCAGAAAAAGCGCACGTCCGTTATTCTTCTCCTAACTGACCCTTTGGTCAATAATGGAGAGGATGGAGGAGGCCCTGGAAAAGGCTTTGGCGGGCGAGGGGTACTTTGCCTTTCCTGGCCTTCTGCTGGTGCGGGGGCCCGACGCTCTTTCCTTCCTTCAAGGCCAGGTTACCCGGGATCTCAGAAGGCTTTCTGGACCCATGGGGGCTTTGTTCCTCAACCACCGGGGGCAGATAGAGGAGGCGGCCACGGTGTTTTCGCACCCGGAAGGCTTTCTTCTGGCTCCCTGGGGTACCTTGGAGGGCTTAAAGGCCCGGCTGAAGCGTTACATCGTCTTTGACCAGGTGGAGCTTCTGGAACTCCCCCTTTACCGGCGCCTCCATGCCGATGGGCGGGAGGAGGTGACGGAGGGCGGGGAAGGGGCCTACCCCCTGGAGCTTTACCCCCTCTACACCCTCCTAAAGGGCCTTCCCCTCCTCTCCGACATCCGCGGGGAGCTGCCCCAGAGCGTGGGGCTTCTCCACCTGGTGGACTACGGCAAGGGGTGCTACGTGGGCCAGGAGATCATGGCCCGCCTCGAGGGGAAGGAGGTGCACCATTGCCTTGTGGGCCTAAGGGGGCTTTCCCCTGCCCAAGAAGCCCCCTTTGACCTCCTGCTGGAGGGGCGCACGGTGGGGGAGGCCAAGCGGGTGATGGAAACCCCCTTCGGGGTTTTGGGCCTTGCCGTGATGCGCAAGGAGGTGCCCCTAGGGGCGGTGGTGGAAGGAGGTGGGGGACGCTTTCTCCTGGAGCCCCTGCCCTTCAAGGAGGCCACATGGAGCGGGCGGAGATCATCGGGGTAGGCACGGAGCTCATCTACGGGGAAACCCTGGACACCAACACGGCGGAGATCGCCAGGAGCCTCGAGGCCTACGCCCTCAAGGTGGAAAGGACTCTTAGGGTGGTGGACGAGCCCCTTCCCTTGGCCCGGGAGGTGGGCCAGGCTTGGGAACGGGCGAGGCTTTTGGTGCTTTCCGGGGGCCTGGGCCCCACCCCTGACGACGTGACCCGGGAGGCGGTGGCCGAGGCCTTAGGGGAGCCCTTGGTGTTGGACGAGGAGATGCTTTCGGAGATTGAGGCCATCTTCCGGGCCCGGGGGCGGAGCATGCCCGAGGCCAACCGCAAGCAAGCCTTGAGGATCCCCTCGGCCACCTGGCTTAAAAACCCCAGGGGCACCGCTCCCGGCTGGTGGGTGCGGAAGGAAGGGAAAGACCTAATTCTCCTGCCTGGGCCTCCCCCTGAGTGGCGGCCTATGTGGCAGGAGGTCCTGCCCAGGCTGAACCTCCCCCGCCGCCCCTACGCCAAGCGGGTCCTGAAGACCTGGGGCATCGGGGAGTCCGAGATCGTGGAAAGGCTCGGGGAGCTCTTCCAGCGGGAGGCAGAGGTGGAGGTGGGCACCTACCCCAAGCTCCAGGGGGTGGAGGTGGTGATCCGGGGCCGGGAGGATCTGGTGGCGGATCTTTCGGAGAAGATCAGGAAGCGCCTTTTGAAGGAAGTCTGGGGCGAAGGGGAGCTCACCCTGGCGGAAGCGGCCAAGCGCCGTTTGGAGCTGGAAGGGGCCACCCTTGCCACCATGGAAAGCCTCACCGGGGGGCTTCTGGGGGCGGAGATCACCCGGGTGCCGGGGGCGAGCCGCTTCTATTTGGGGGGCGTGGTATCCTATTCCGTAGGGGCCAAGGCCCGCTTCGGTGTGCCGGAGGAACTCCTCGCCAAGACGGTTTCCGCCGAAACGGCCAAGGCCATGGCGGAGGCCGCCCGGGGGCTTTTCGGGTCCACCTATGCCCTTTCCACCACCGGGGTGGCGGGGCCGGACCCCTTGGAAGGCGAACCTGTGGGCACGGTCTACGTGGCCCTGGCGGGGCCTAAGGGGACGGAGGTGCGCCGCTACCGCTTCCCCGGGGACCGAGAGGTGGTGCGGCTCCGAAGCGTTTATGCCGCCTTGGCTTTACTCCTAACATGAGGCTCTTCTACGCGATCTTCCTTCCTGAAGAGGTGAAGCGGGCCTTGGTGGAGGCTCAGGAGCGGGTGGCCCGCTACAAGGGGTGGAAGGAGGTGGCCCCCCACCAGCTCCACCTCACCCTGCTTTTCCTGGGGGAAAGGCCAGAGGAGGACCTGGAGGACCTTTTGGCCCTGGGGCACCGCCTTGGTCGGCTTTTTTCCCCCTTCACCGCCCGCATCCGGGGCACGGGTTACTTCCCCAACGAGGGCACCCCGAGGGTCTGGTTCGCCAAGGCGGAAGGGGAGGGATTTGCCCCCTTGGCGGAAGGGCTTCGGGAAGGGGTACGGGAACTCCTGGGGGAGGAGGCGCTTCTGGCAGGGGGGGATAAGCCCTTCAAACCCCACATCACCCTGGCCCGGCGCAAGGCCCCGGCCCCACGGGTGCCCCCGGTGGTCTTCGGCGTGGAGTGGCCGGTGGCGGAGTTCGCCCTGGTGCGCTCGGAGCTTAAGCCCAAGGGGCCCGTCTATACCATTTTGGAAAAGTTCCCTTTGCGAGGTGACCATGGACGAGAACAAGAGGAAAGCGCTGGAAAACGCTCTTAAAACCATTGAGAAGGAGTTCGGTAAGGGCGCGGTCATGCGCCTAGGGGAGATGCCCAAGCTCCAGGTGGATGTGATCCCCACGGGCTCCTTGGGCCTGGACCTGGCCCTGGGCATCGGGGGTATTCCCCGGGGAAGGGTGATCGAGATCTACGGCCCCGAGTCCGGAGGGAAAACCACTTTGGCCCTCACCATCATCGCCCAGGCCCAGAAGCAGGGGGGTGTGGCGGCCTTCGTGGATGCGGAGCACGCCCTGGACCCCCTCTACGCCCAAAAGCTCGGGGTGAGGGTGGAGGACCTTCTGGTCTCCCAGCCGGACACCGGGGAGCAGGCCCTGGAGATCGTGGAGCTTTTGGCCCGCTCGGGAGCGGTGGATGTCATCGTGGTGGACTCCGTGGCCGCTTTGGTGCCCAAGGCGGAGATCGAAGGGGAGATGGGGGACCAGCACGTGGGCTTGCAGGCCAGGCTTATGAGCCAGGCCCTGCGCAAGCTCACCGCAGTCCTTTCCAAGAGCAACACCGCCGCCATCTTCATCAACCAGGTGCGGGAGAAGGTGGGGGTGATGTACGGCAACCCCGAGACTACCCCCGGCGGCCGGGCCCTCAAGTTCTACGCCAGCGTGCGCCTGGATGTGCGCAAAAGCGGTCAGCCCATCAAGGTGGGGAACGAGGCGGTGGGGATCAAGGTCAAGGTGAAGGTGGTGAAGAACAAACTGGCCCCGCCCTTCCGCGAGGCGGAGTTGGAGATCTATTTCGGCAAGGGCCTGGACCCGGTGATGGACCTGGTGAACGTGGCCGTGGCGGCCAACGTGATCGAGAAGGCGGGAAGCTGGTTCTCCTATGGGGAAACCCGCCTGGGCCAGGGCAAGGAGAAAGCGGCGGACTACCTCAGGGAGCGCCCCGAGCTTTTGGAGGAGATTCGGGCCAAGGTCCTGGAGAGGGCCCACGAGGTGGTGCTCGCGGGAAGCGAGGAAGGGGAGGAGTAGATGACCCTGACCCTTTTGGACCTGGGGCTTCTCCTCCTGGTCTTGGTCCTCTTGGGGGCCCTGTTCCTTCGGCGCAAGGGGGAGGACCGCACGGGGGAGGAGGCCAAGAGGCTCCTGGAGGCCGCCCGGGGGGAGGCCAGGGAGGCCCTCGAGGCGGCCCGCAAGGAGGCCCGGGAGATCCTGGAGGCCGCCCGGGCCGAGGCTCGGGCCCTGCGCCAGGAGGCCGAGGAGCGGGTCAAAGCCTTGCGCCAGGAGCTGGAGGCGGAGCTTAAGCATCGCTCGGAGGCCCTGGAGGCTGAGGCCAAAAAGCGCTTGCAGGGGGCGGAGGAGCGCCTTAAGAGCGAGCGGGAGGAGCTTAAGGCCGAGCGGGAGAGGCTTAGGGCCTTGCAGGAGGAGCTGAAGGCGGAGAGGGAGCGCCTCAAGGGGGAGCGGGAGGAGCTCCGGCGGGAGGCCGAGAGGCTATCCAAGAGGGGCGAGGCCTTGGACGCCCGGGCCCTCAAGCTGGACGCCCTAGAGGAGGCCCTTGCCAAGCGGGAGGAGGCCCTTAAGGCCCAGGAAACCCTTCTGCAGGAGAAGGAACGCGAGGTGGAAAGGAGGCTTCACGAGGTGGCAGGCCTCTCCCCGGAAGAGGCGAGGCGCCTCATCCTGGAGAAGCTGGACCGGGAGCTGGAGGAGGAGAAGGCCCAGAGGGTGCGGGCGGCCTTGGAAAGGGCGCGCCTCGAGGCCCGCAAGGAGGCCCAGAAGATCCTGGCCCAGGCCATGCAACGCCAGGCCTCGGAGACCGCGGCCCAGCTGGCGGTCTCCGTGGTGCCCATCCCCTCGGATGCCATGAAGGGGCGCATCATCGGGCGGGAGGGGCGGAACATCCGCACCTTTGAGGCCTTGACGGGCGTGGACCTCATCATCGACGACACCCCGGAGGCGGTTCTCCTCTCCTCCTTCAACCCCATCCGCCGGGAGATCGCCCGCATGGCCCTGGAGGAGCTCTTGAAGGACGGGCGCATCCACCCAAGCCGCATCGAGGAGGTGGTGGAGAAGGCCAAGCAGGAGATGAAGACCTTCATCTACGAAAGGGGGGAGGAGGCGGCCCTGGAAGCCGGGGTGGTCGGCCTGAAGCCTGGCCTCATCCAGCTTTTGGGGCGGCTCCACTTCCGCTCCAGCTATGGCCAGAACGTGCTCAAGCACTCCATCCAGGTGGCCCACCTCACGGGGATCATGGCTGCGGAGCTGGGCCTGGATGTCGCCTTGGCCCGGCGCGCCGGGCTCCTCCACGACATCGGCAAGAGCGTGGACCGGGAGGTGGAGGGAAGCCACGTGGAGATCGGTATCGCCCTGGCCCGCCGCTTCGGGGAGCCCGCAGAGGTTATAGACGGCATCGCCCACCACCACGACCCGGAGAACGCCGAGACCGTGTATGCGGTTTTGGTGGCGGCCGCTGACGCCCTTTCCGCCGCGAGGCCCGGGGCCAGGCGGGAGAGCCTGGAGGAGTACCTGCAGCGCCTGGAGGCCCTGGAGCGCATCGCCCTTTCCTTCCCCGGGGTGGAGACGGCCTTCGCGGTGCAGGCGGGGCGGGAGGTTCGGGTCATCGTCAAGCCGGACAAGATCACCGACGCCAAGGCCACCCTCTTGGCCCGGGAAATCGCTAACCGCATCGAGCGGGAGATGAACTACCCCGGCCAGGTGCAGGTGACCGTGGTGCGGGAGACCCGGGCGGTGGAGTACGCCCGGTAGGCTAGAATGGGGCGATATGCTGAGGGGCGAGGACATCGGGATCGATCTGGGAACGGCGAGCGTTCTCATTTACGTGCGGGGGAAGGGCATCGTCCTGCGGGAGCCCTCCGTGATCGCGGTGGTGCAGGGGAAGCGGGAGGTCAAGGCGGTGGGGGCCGAGGCCTACCGCATGCTGGGGCGCACCCCGGGAAACATCGTGGCGGTGAGACCCTTAAAGGACGGGGTTATCGCCGACTACGCCCTCACGGAGCGCATGCTCCTCCTCTTCCTGCAGAAGGTGCTTTCCCCCATGAGCCGCTTCTTCCGGCCGCGGGTCATGGTGGGGGTCCCCTCCGGGGTCACGGACGTGGAACGGCGGGCGGTGGTGCAGGCGGTTTCCGCCATGGCCCACAAGGTCTACCTCATCGAGGAGCCCCTGGCGGCGGCCATCGGGGCGGGGATCAACGTGGCCGAGCCCACAGGGAGCATGGTGGTGGACATCGGGGGTGGCTCCACGGACATCGCCGTGATCTCCCTGGGGGGGATCGTGCGCTCGGAGAGC is part of the Thermus caldilimi genome and harbors:
- the rny gene encoding ribonuclease Y, with protein sequence MTLLDLGLLLLVLVLLGALFLRRKGEDRTGEEAKRLLEAARGEAREALEAARKEAREILEAARAEARALRQEAEERVKALRQELEAELKHRSEALEAEAKKRLQGAEERLKSEREELKAERERLRALQEELKAERERLKGEREELRREAERLSKRGEALDARALKLDALEEALAKREEALKAQETLLQEKEREVERRLHEVAGLSPEEARRLILEKLDRELEEEKAQRVRAALERARLEARKEAQKILAQAMQRQASETAAQLAVSVVPIPSDAMKGRIIGREGRNIRTFEALTGVDLIIDDTPEAVLLSSFNPIRREIARMALEELLKDGRIHPSRIEEVVEKAKQEMKTFIYERGEEAALEAGVVGLKPGLIQLLGRLHFRSSYGQNVLKHSIQVAHLTGIMAAELGLDVALARRAGLLHDIGKSVDREVEGSHVEIGIALARRFGEPAEVIDGIAHHHDPENAETVYAVLVAAADALSAARPGARRESLEEYLQRLEALERIALSFPGVETAFAVQAGREVRVIVKPDKITDAKATLLAREIANRIEREMNYPGQVQVTVVRETRAVEYAR
- the recA gene encoding recombinase RecA, which produces MDENKRKALENALKTIEKEFGKGAVMRLGEMPKLQVDVIPTGSLGLDLALGIGGIPRGRVIEIYGPESGGKTTLALTIIAQAQKQGGVAAFVDAEHALDPLYAQKLGVRVEDLLVSQPDTGEQALEIVELLARSGAVDVIVVDSVAALVPKAEIEGEMGDQHVGLQARLMSQALRKLTAVLSKSNTAAIFINQVREKVGVMYGNPETTPGGRALKFYASVRLDVRKSGQPIKVGNEAVGIKVKVKVVKNKLAPPFREAELEIYFGKGLDPVMDLVNVAVAANVIEKAGSWFSYGETRLGQGKEKAADYLRERPELLEEIRAKVLERAHEVVLAGSEEGEE
- a CDS encoding rod shape-determining protein, producing MLRGEDIGIDLGTASVLIYVRGKGIVLREPSVIAVVQGKREVKAVGAEAYRMLGRTPGNIVAVRPLKDGVIADYALTERMLLLFLQKVLSPMSRFFRPRVMVGVPSGVTDVERRAVVQAVSAMAHKVYLIEEPLAAAIGAGINVAEPTGSMVVDIGGGSTDIAVISLGGIVRSESLRIAGNEMDQAIIRYVRQKYNLLIGERTAEELKIQLGRAKILPGEEKEVAEVRGRDLITGLPRTAEIPAEDVAEALKEPLDKIFQGVKAVLETTPPELASDIYERGILLTGGGALLKNLDVALQEATGVPVVVAENPIEAVALGTGKALEMLHVLEDTILSSDDVLKR
- a CDS encoding CinA family nicotinamide mononucleotide deamidase-related protein gives rise to the protein MERAEIIGVGTELIYGETLDTNTAEIARSLEAYALKVERTLRVVDEPLPLAREVGQAWERARLLVLSGGLGPTPDDVTREAVAEALGEPLVLDEEMLSEIEAIFRARGRSMPEANRKQALRIPSATWLKNPRGTAPGWWVRKEGKDLILLPGPPPEWRPMWQEVLPRLNLPRRPYAKRVLKTWGIGESEIVERLGELFQREAEVEVGTYPKLQGVEVVIRGREDLVADLSEKIRKRLLKEVWGEGELTLAEAAKRRLELEGATLATMESLTGGLLGAEITRVPGASRFYLGGVVSYSVGAKARFGVPEELLAKTVSAETAKAMAEAARGLFGSTYALSTTGVAGPDPLEGEPVGTVYVALAGPKGTEVRRYRFPGDREVVRLRSVYAALALLLT
- the thpR gene encoding RNA 2',3'-cyclic phosphodiesterase, giving the protein MRLFYAIFLPEEVKRALVEAQERVARYKGWKEVAPHQLHLTLLFLGERPEEDLEDLLALGHRLGRLFSPFTARIRGTGYFPNEGTPRVWFAKAEGEGFAPLAEGLREGVRELLGEEALLAGGDKPFKPHITLARRKAPAPRVPPVVFGVEWPVAEFALVRSELKPKGPVYTILEKFPLRGDHGREQEESAGKRS
- a CDS encoding HAD family hydrolase; translated protein: MPKALLFDLDGTLADTDPLHLLAWREVLAPYGLEVGPGFYRERISGRLNPEIVRELLGLEGKAAEKLIEAKEARFRDLAQNLKPTPGLHELLAKAEAKGLAWGVVTNAPKANAHHVLEALGLHPPLLVLAEEVGRGKPDPLPYRVALERLGIAPEEALAFEDSPSGVRSAVGAGIPTYALLTGHGGETLLAAGAQGILRDFQEALELL
- a CDS encoding MFS transporter, translated to MTDVRFFWGSFLALFLVGVIVALPGAALPVWRERYGVEGEVSWFFAALLLGLLLGVRLAQGERRHPLFPAALLLVGLALLGVAFAPSFPWVIALACLLGLGEGVMNVHGNSLVGELDPRRRVGLLNRVNVAFGLGAVFTPFALTLLPYAGVLTLAGLLAWVGALLLWQAPAVTQAPKERGRGLWPFLLLVAVYTGLEGALAAWNRVYLEHLGHPTALGGVLLSLYWLFLALGRFFLAKRVAGNPLVALRTLLLGVLVLLFLNLLPPTALLFPLVGFLLGPLFSTLFALVQARFGHRALGGLLYAGATGSTLIPALFALLPTAGIPYGLLLLASALFLLISGLERRAVHA
- a CDS encoding enolase C-terminal domain-like protein, which encodes MATIRNLRLVPFRIPLRAPLRWGKASEMEAIEHALVQVELSDGSLGRAEVAIRPTIYGETLGSVRAGLEYLKPRLLGLEADDQEGIRGVLEAFPCNLGLKGALDMAIWEAWARSEGEELSQVLKPAKHRVRVSYILGMASEEEMLSDARLAYEAGVRVFKVKVGRDLEGDTRRIARLKEAFPDAELYADANETLSPKDAEAYLLAWKEMGLLYVEEPLPTEEVEARRKLREKKILPLIADDSAMTPKDLRRELTLDTFDVLNLKPARTGITWTLEMLSLVREKGKRAMVGSQAQSSFGAYQSALLAFQQGVTEPNELAFHLKAEGGFFPFPPFREGWLYFEDLVEGRFDEEAFRRYALKEL
- a CDS encoding glycine cleavage system protein T is translated as MEEALEKALAGEGYFAFPGLLLVRGPDALSFLQGQVTRDLRRLSGPMGALFLNHRGQIEEAATVFSHPEGFLLAPWGTLEGLKARLKRYIVFDQVELLELPLYRRLHADGREEVTEGGEGAYPLELYPLYTLLKGLPLLSDIRGELPQSVGLLHLVDYGKGCYVGQEIMARLEGKEVHHCLVGLRGLSPAQEAPFDLLLEGRTVGEAKRVMETPFGVLGLAVMRKEVPLGAVVEGGGGRFLLEPLPFKEATWSGRRSSG